From one Culex quinquefasciatus strain JHB chromosome 3, VPISU_Cqui_1.0_pri_paternal, whole genome shotgun sequence genomic stretch:
- the LOC6049386 gene encoding uncharacterized protein LOC6049386: MKLIIFFAALIAAVVAQNGCVRDDSDGRPACNAAEVTQGRWRNNWDPTAYWVCTTAGTAATLVRCPTEGMFDPITLNCINWFDWVWQPTCRPPSALA, from the exons atgaaac TGATCATTTTCTTCGCTGCCCTGATCGCCGCCGTCGTGGCCCAGAACGGTTGCGTCCGGGATGATTCCGACGGACGTCCGGCCTGTAACGCCGCCGAAGTGACCCAGGGCAGATGGCGCAACAACTGGGACCCCACCGCGTACTGGGTGTGCACGACGGCCGGAACTGCCGCCACCCTGGTCCGTTGCCCCACCGAGGGAATGTTCGACCCCATCACCCTTAACTGCATCAACTGGTTCGATTGGGTCTGGCAGCCAACCTGCAGACCACCAAGTGCCCTGGCTTAA